GACTCTCTATGATGTGTTGCCTCATTCAGAGCTGGAAGTCtccttttctccatctctgcaCCCTTCTCCCCTGATCACCTATCCTGTCTTGTTCTGTCCATAGCCTGTTGGACACCTTTGGCCTGTTggtctgcaccccactccctgccccttcttcttACCTCCCTAGCTTTTACTCATACTCatgccctgaagaagggctcaggcccgaaacatcagtagcataggatgccgtaggtgctctgtggttagcaagggattacCTTGGGTAAtatgtgagttggggggggtggggggaatgaagAACCATTGATCAATACCAATCCTAcagttctccccacattcccatcaattggCCCCATATCCTTCTGCTCACTTACTTGAGGGGCAGTTTGCAATGGTCACCTAACCCATccacctccccacaccaccccccccccccacacctcaggtccttgggatgtgggaggaaactggtgccgcCCAGTAAACCTTAAGGAGAATGGGAAAACTCCACACGGACATCACTCaaggtcaagattgaacccaggttgcagTACCAAAAGGCTGTTGTTCCTGGGGCAGAGAAGACAGTTGAGATATTTAGTcgtttaaaatcatgagggatgtTAACAGAAAAGGTAAAGGGGAAGCGAGTTCCTGAggcttaaccctttggactccatgttcCCGTTCTCCGGGATTGGTTTTATACCCAGCCACAAGCTGTTCACCCTGTAGTTTACCCACGGACCcagtattatgaaaggttaaaaatggccggaGTCAAACGGGTTAATAATCGGTGGAATTGAGTTAACTTAATAGGGAGAAGATGAGGCAGTTTGTTGACACCACAGATTCTGTGATCTGGGTGGTGCTGAAGAAGGCTAGAGGTGAGATTTTAGGGAAGACAGTGAGGCGCAGGTCCTTGATAGGAATGTTAACACCATTTTGTACAAGGGGAGAGCCCACAAGTGAAAGTGTGGTGATCACCAGACCATCTGCCTTGGTGACATTGATTGAGGGTTAAATATTTGTCAAGGTATCAGGGATGACTGTGGCTATGGTCTTTAATGTGTACCTGCGAGACAAGGCAGGGCAAATGGCCCAGGTGAAAGTAGGCACCCCCCAACCATGCAGCACACCTTTAGTTCTCCAGTGGAAGCAGTACCTTAAATGATGTGGCGGTGGGTCGTGCACTGAGAAATAAACTCTGAGAAGAAGAAGGCGGCAGGGTTAGCGTGGTAGTTAGCCCAATGCTGTTACATTGCtgacgatcgggaccagggttcgaatcctgcacactgtaaggaatttgtacgttctccctgtgcctgcgtgggttttccccagggaactcctgtttcctcccactgttcaaaatgtccaGGGAGTTGTaaggtgtaaatgggtggcatgggctcgtggagtgaaatggcctgttaccatgctgtgtctaaatttacatttaaaatttgacTCCAGTACCTGCAGAGAACTGAGCTGCAACTAAACTATGGAACAAAACAGCCCAATGGTCCTATCCTGTCCAGTCTCTGCACCACTCTGACTTGCTCTTCTCGCCCACAGAATCGCTTTGTGATCAGCCGATCTCGGAGTGACTGACAGAAGATCAGAGGCCAAGATGGCAGAAGTGCTTCAGATGAAAACTAACTACCCTGGTACGTCTAAATCAATTAAACTCACTGCTGGAGTTACAggtgactccctcccctcccctacaATGTTCCCTGAACAAAGAGAGCTTAAACCCAGTACCACACTTTACCAGCCTGGCACAATTTTATTTTAGACGTACATCgcggtaacaggaccttctgaCCCACGAGACAGTGctgcaattgacctacaatccccgatATGGTTTGAAGGGTGGGCGAAAACAGgagacccagggaaaacccacacagacgtggggaggatgtacaaaccctggtcattggcgctgtaacagcgttgagctaactgtgctgcccataatTTGCCATGTTATTGTACAGAGTTATCTCACATGGAaaaaggtccttcagcccaacttcccAATTCTAGTAAGATGCTAACTATCTTCATCCCATTTCCCTGCCTTTAGCCCATTAgtttcctattcatgtacctgttcAGAACTTACCTCTcaaatctcagaatcagaatgtctCAATCAGAACTTacagtcatgaacatgtcatgaaactcGTTGCTTTGGGCagatcacaggtgcaaatattgctataaattacattttaaaaataagagaagagaaaatgaggtttaatctgtggttcattgtccgttcaggaacctgatggcggaggggaagaagctggccttgtgccactgagtgctcgtcttcaggctcctgtacctccttcccgatggtagtagagtgaagaggagcgtggcctgggtggtgggggtccttgatggaGAGGAGACTGAAGCCCGTGATgatgctggccaagttaacaatgcTCTGTAACCtgttcctgttctgtgcattggcaccaggcagtgatgcaaccagacaggacactctccacactctcccctgcagaaatttgcaagagtcgtTGGTGACATCTCAGatctcctcaaattccccacAAGTCTACTTGAAACATTTCGCTTTCGCCTCAACTAAAATTATTTCCCTCTCATCGAAGGCAAGAAGGAAAACTATTCCCTCAGCTTCCCTCGATTTTTAGGCTCCCATACCGCTGGAAGGAGTCTGCGCCCACCCAACCTGTCCACGCACCTCATTGGCAGAAGCCTGCGCCCACCTACCCTGTCCATGCGCCTCATTGGCAGAAGCCTGCACCCACCCACCTTGTCCACGCGCCTCATTGGCAAAAGTGCAGCAAATCAGGTCACTGATCTCCACCTACTCAAGAGCAATTGGGGACGGACAGTGAATGTCCCACCACCCAGGTACACACCCAGATCCTGAAAAATAATATGAAAGTAATCAAATTTTTGGCTTTGCTGGGTCCATTCAGGTCAATTTATGGACTTCAGAGAGTTGAGAGCATAGCTCAATCCATCATACATTAGATGAAGTCTAACAAAAATGTTACAAAACTCAATATCCCAGCAACACCATGTGACCACTGAAAGACTGGTcaccctcattacaggaaggatgtggaaactgtggagagagaggggggcgcggaggagatttaccaagattggaaaacaagtcttatgagagaaggttagcagagctgagacttttcactttggagcaaagaaggatgagaggagactttatagaggtcgacaagattctgagaggcatagataaggtggacagccagcgcctgtttcccagggcggggGAAGCAAACCCCAGAGGACGTCTGAACaaaatgaaaggaggaaagtttagggaatacatcaggggtaagttcttTTTATTTAGAGAGTTGcggaggcctggaatgccttgcctggggtggtggtggaggctggaacattaggggcatttatgaATCACTTAAATAGagtgttatgaggtaggaagggtttttttaGTTTGAATATATAGTTCAGCACAacgagggccgaagggtctgtattgtgctgtagtgttctatgttaagGACTGTTCCCTTCCTGTGTGCATGAAATGGTTGCTCCCTGGCACAGGGTATACTGTAGATGAAAAGGATTGTTCCCCCTCCCACCATTTCACTAATGCGTGGGAATTCTCTCTGAATATATATATTAGAACACATTGTTGTGAAGTGTTCCCAGAGCTAACTATAGAACAGGACAGTCAGTACCCCTGATGCCAAGTTAATATTCTAATTTAAAACCCTGCTTGGTTTAATTTGCCTCCAAACATGAGTTCTGCTCTCACATGTGGTTTACAAATGAAGGTGCACTGCAGTCATGGAGCTGTACAGCACAAAggcggcccttcagcccactgtttCTCTGCCACCCCATGCAGCCATCCACACCAATGCCTTTTATCCACCTTCAATACCTCGGCAATTCAAGGACTTGTTTAGATGAGTGTAGAACATTacggcacagaacaggcccttcggcctatgATGTGTGTCGTCCAAAAAAAACCTAATAaaattctaaaccctccctatctgcCTCCGACTCCACATTAGACAGTGTACCGCAGACTCTCTCTATGAacagacaccaccccccccccccaccgatatCTCCGCTTAAACCTCCAACCTCTCACCTGAAACTAATCCACCCCTAAAAAGGGAAAAACTCCTACTATTTCCCAAAATGTCACCCCTCAACCTTTTAGTCTCCGGTCTCCCCTGATTACTCACCTACATCCTTGTTGATGATGatggggggtgtggaacgagttgccagctgaagtggtgaatgcaagacCAATTTTAACATTCTAAAAAATTTGCACAGGTACCTAGATGAGAGGGGTAAGGACTGATATGGATGGTGCAGGTCAGCAGGACTAGGCAGACTAGAAGGACAgtagggcctatttctgtgcagtAATGATCTATGGTGGAACAATTAACAATGTACGggaagtgtaggttaattgatacatatgggcggcatgggcttgtggtctggaaggccctgttaccgtgatgtgtgtctaaatttaaaattaaattttgtggtttgatgaagggctccaattGAAACATTCTTTTTCCTCCCACGAATGACCTGCtgccttcctccagcagattgtttattcCAGTGTTGGCTGTCTCCCCTGTGATTTCCAACATCATAGAgaatgtcctctgcaccctctccagcccaACCACATTTTTCCTGTGGCACAGCACCCAGTAGCACATTCGGAAAGGCCCCTCTGCCTGTCATCCATTATAACCCATTGATCTCTCGTTTGACCTTCCAGGTAACGTTGATCTCACGGCTGGTTCAGAGGTGAAGGGTAAAGACCAGAATGTGCCGTACTCTGTGGAAACTCCCTATGGCTTCCACCTGGACCTGGACTTTGTGAAGTACGTGGATGACATCGAGAAGGGGAACACGATTAAGAAGGTGCACATCCACCGCAGGCCAAGGGGCTGCAGCTACACCGGCTCCTGGTGGACATCCACCGAATCCCTCTGCTCCAATGCCAGTGGTGACAGCAGGCATTCATCCTTCTCCTACTGCGGTCGCAGCTCCTACACGCCCACATGCAGCTACAACAGGCCTCCCCCGCTGCTGGCGGGAGGCTACAATGCGCGGGTGGAGAAAACTCTGCTGGAGACCAGGAGGAGGCTGGAGGAGGAACCAATgggcagcggggagggcaggAGGCCGCGGTACACCAGCCTGGGCAGCCTGCACAGCAGCGCAGCAGGTTCCACCAGCTCACTGGCTGGCACGGCACTGCACAGGCTCCCGTCctacaatggctcgcagagcgcCCCGTCCGGCCAGTTCACCCCGCTGAGTTCTGGTGTGGCCACGCCTTCCGCCGCCAACCCCGCCCACCTGCACAATATCCGGGAGCAGATGGCCGCGGCACTCCGTAGGCTGCGGGAGCTGGAGGACCAGGTGAAGATCGTCCCAGTGCTCCAAGTGAAGATCTCCGTGCTCCAGGAGGAGAAGCGGCAGCTCAGCGTTCAGCTGAAGAGCCAGAAGTTCCTGGGATACAGCCAGGGCTTCGGCACCCAGAGGTCGCTCAAGCCCAAGGGAGAGCTGTTTATCGACATGCCCGATGAAGGTTCTCAGCAAAGCAGAGCAGAGTCGCCCTTGAGTCCGACACTGAAGAAACTGACACGAGATATCGCTGGCAGGAGAGACTCCAGGCTGGGGAGTACCGGAAGTGAGGAGGGCTCAAAGAGTGGTGCAGCTGGCATCAGGAGCGTGGGTATCTGGGTGAACGAAAAGGACCTGGGCATCACCCCATCCTCCCTCCAGCAGGATGTGGAACACCATCGCCATGTGGCCGAGCTCCTCACCAAGAAGATCTCCATGCTGGAGAGGCAGCTGTGGGAAGCCACGCGAGAGCTGGAGGTCACCCAGCAGAGGAAGATGAGGCCCACAGCCGACAAGGGACAGCAGGCGGACGTTACTGGGGTGGGGCCGCCGGCTCCTCCACCCCCCGATGGGACAGTTGGCAAGGGGGGAGATGATCTTCCGCATCACTCCCCAGAGCTGGGGCCACAGCGATCTGCGGATGTGCGGTTCGGTCGTCTTCCCGGCGAGTGGGCGTGCAGGGATCCAAGCCGGAAGAGGGATATCCCCTGCTCAAAAGTGGACACCTCCCCAGCCGTGGCCCACAGCAGTATTTGCCACCCCAGCCTAGCCACGGCACCCTCCGCAAATAAAGAGGGTAGCAGCGAGCGGAAcggaggggaaggggtggtgggtgAGGAGAGGGTGGGCCCCACCACCCGTGACACCCCTTTTAAGGAGGTGCCAGCCAAGCTGGTGACTTGCACCATCGTGACCACGCTGGCATCCACGTGTGAGGAGGTGACCTCGGTGATGACCACGGCGAAGAGCACAAGGCGGATGAAGGCGGGACCCAGCGGGGCAGAGTTACGGGAAGCTGTGGGGCAGCTcacacaaggtactggtgagagggaggcAGCTCCAAGCACACCCCACCCACAGAATCACAGCAACGTCACAGCCTGGGGGAGGACGCTCAGCCCATCAGTCCATGCCCACACAATACAAGCAATCTCACACTCCTCCTCTCTCTACATAGGctgcacggttagcacaacggcGTTACAGCACTAACGACCCGggtcgaatccggcgctgtctatcaggagtttgtacgttcttcccgtgtctgcatgggtttttcctgggggctccagtttcctctcacccttcaaaatgttcagggagttgtaggccaattgggtgcaattgggtgtatgggctcgtgggctgaaatagcctgttaccgtgttgtttgtctaaattaaaattaaataacctGACGTTACCTGATCCAGGAACATCAGTGAAGATTTCGGTCCCAAAGTGTTGATCCTTCCCCCACTACTGTCTTTGACCTGCAGCAGAGTGTTTTTCTGTTCCCATCCACCTTGGCAACACCTCCCAGATCCCAAGGTGGAGATATGCCACTTTTGATTTTCCATGCCCTCTGAAGCACTCCATCAGAGACCCATAGAACattacggcacagaaacaggtccctttgacccttctattctgtgctgaaccttttttgcccagacccactgacctgcacccagtccatagccctccatagaaCACAATGCTGATCTCTACTAATCCCACTTTCTTACATTAATTCCATTTCCCTCTATGCTCTGTTCATtaaggtacctgtccaaatggcTCATATATGTTATTATTG
This genomic window from Narcine bancroftii isolate sNarBan1 chromosome 3, sNarBan1.hap1, whole genome shotgun sequence contains:
- the LOC138758390 gene encoding KN motif and ankyrin repeat domain-containing protein 2-like isoform X1, coding for MRGDFIEVDKILRGIDKVDSQRLFPRAGEANPRGRLNKMKGGKFREYIRGNVDLTAGSEVKGKDQNVPYSVETPYGFHLDLDFVKYVDDIEKGNTIKKVHIHRRPRGCSYTGSWWTSTESLCSNASGDSRHSSFSYCGRSSYTPTCSYNRPPPLLAGGYNARVEKTLLETRRRLEEEPMGSGEGRRPRYTSLGSLHSSAAGSTSSLAGTALHRLPSYNGSQSAPSGQFTPLSSGVATPSAANPAHLHNIREQMAAALRRLRELEDQVKIVPVLQVKISVLQEEKRQLSVQLKSQKFLGYSQGFGTQRSLKPKGELFIDMPDEGSQQSRAESPLSPTLKKLTRDIAGRRDSRLGSTGSEEGSKSGAAGIRSVGIWVNEKDLGITPSSLQQDVEHHRHVAELLTKKISMLERQLWEATRELEVTQQRKMRPTADKGQQADVTGVGPPAPPPPDGTVGKGGDDLPHHSPELGPQRSADVRFGRLPGEWACRDPSRKRDIPCSKVDTSPAVAHSSICHPSLATAPSANKEGSSERNGGEGVVGEERVGPTTRDTPFKEVPAKLVTCTIVTTLASTCEEVTSVMTTAKSTRRMKAGPSGAELREAVGQLTQASVEDHTAVSSIQSFQHTEAPQADPASNVGSGVEPGPQKTVQAQDQHPEAGSLDLVRRGDPDASLEDSTRPVSPQGAQLKSIMKKKESGASSDSPPTKKSLQFIGVNGGYESTSSEESSSESLSSESDGESTESDYHEASEKLPGDLAEKGESKATPRQAGQEPGSGAEPAQEAEDSRAPAEGTWGAESPRTVAQNTPGSEEEKQVPNVSSKVCVKGTEQRTEREMGAKVKAGQDQPETTVPHKIVNLEQKADGHTFELTEGLVSACVTLQKHLNDPDGFTNKDVRVSYLTVQQEWLLVSSPKTADPEMVRQYLAVFKAMSPNLLELIVNMADGNGNTALHYTVSHSNFPIVRLLLDTGTCNLDKQNKAGYTAIMLASLAALQSDSDMQTAMQLFRLGNVNAKASQAGQTALMLAVSHGRTEMVKALLVCGADVSIQDDDGSTALMCACEHGHTEIVKLLLAMPGCDVNLADNDGSTALSIALEAGQRNIVTLLHDHLNCSKASSPSPGPPVPSQPLPPPSSPEAHL
- the LOC138758390 gene encoding KN motif and ankyrin repeat domain-containing protein 2-like isoform X2, giving the protein MAEVLQMKTNYPGNVDLTAGSEVKGKDQNVPYSVETPYGFHLDLDFVKYVDDIEKGNTIKKVHIHRRPRGCSYTGSWWTSTESLCSNASGDSRHSSFSYCGRSSYTPTCSYNRPPPLLAGGYNARVEKTLLETRRRLEEEPMGSGEGRRPRYTSLGSLHSSAAGSTSSLAGTALHRLPSYNGSQSAPSGQFTPLSSGVATPSAANPAHLHNIREQMAAALRRLRELEDQVKIVPVLQVKISVLQEEKRQLSVQLKSQKFLGYSQGFGTQRSLKPKGELFIDMPDEGSQQSRAESPLSPTLKKLTRDIAGRRDSRLGSTGSEEGSKSGAAGIRSVGIWVNEKDLGITPSSLQQDVEHHRHVAELLTKKISMLERQLWEATRELEVTQQRKMRPTADKGQQADVTGVGPPAPPPPDGTVGKGGDDLPHHSPELGPQRSADVRFGRLPGEWACRDPSRKRDIPCSKVDTSPAVAHSSICHPSLATAPSANKEGSSERNGGEGVVGEERVGPTTRDTPFKEVPAKLVTCTIVTTLASTCEEVTSVMTTAKSTRRMKAGPSGAELREAVGQLTQASVEDHTAVSSIQSFQHTEAPQADPASNVGSGVEPGPQKTVQAQDQHPEAGSLDLVRRGDPDASLEDSTRPVSPQGAQLKSIMKKKESGASSDSPPTKKSLQFIGVNGGYESTSSEESSSESLSSESDGESTESDYHEASEKLPGDLAEKGESKATPRQAGQEPGSGAEPAQEAEDSRAPAEGTWGAESPRTVAQNTPGSEEEKQVPNVSSKVCVKGTEQRTEREMGAKVKAGQDQPETTVPHKIVNLEQKADGHTFELTEGLVSACVTLQKHLNDPDGFTNKDVRVSYLTVQQEWLLVSSPKTADPEMVRQYLAVFKAMSPNLLELIVNMADGNGNTALHYTVSHSNFPIVRLLLDTGTCNLDKQNKAGYTAIMLASLAALQSDSDMQTAMQLFRLGNVNAKASQAGQTALMLAVSHGRTEMVKALLVCGADVSIQDDDGSTALMCACEHGHTEIVKLLLAMPGCDVNLADNDGSTALSIALEAGQRNIVTLLHDHLNCSKASSPSPGPPVPSQPLPPPSSPEAHL